The following coding sequences are from one Candidatus Yanofskybacteria bacterium window:
- a CDS encoding translation initiation factor IF-3, with product MLKPLRVNNQIRVPQVAVIDDEGNQLGTMDTLDALKLAKDKELDLVEVNPNSQPPMAKIMDYGKYIYQKEKQEKKSAKKQKDQEMKTVRIGFKTGQHDMDFKAKQIEGFIKEGNPVRIELTLRGREKALAEIGRTKFVKFLTTITEPHIVQEQIKRSPFGWTTIIKK from the coding sequence TTGCTTAAACCTCTACGAGTAAATAATCAGATAAGAGTTCCTCAGGTTGCGGTTATTGATGACGAAGGAAATCAACTTGGGACAATGGATACTTTGGATGCGCTGAAATTGGCCAAAGACAAAGAACTCGACTTAGTTGAGGTTAATCCGAACAGTCAGCCGCCCATGGCCAAGATCATGGACTACGGCAAGTACATTTACCAGAAAGAGAAACAAGAGAAAAAGTCAGCCAAGAAGCAGAAAGATCAGGAGATGAAGACGGTTCGAATAGGATTTAAAACTGGCCAACACGATATGGACTTTAAGGCCAAGCAGATCGAAGGATTTATAAAAGAAGGCAATCCCGTCAGAATTGAGCTGACCCTACGAGGCAGAGAGAAGGCTTTAGCCGAGATTGGCAGAACCAAGTTCGTGAAATTTCTGACAACAATAACGGAACCCCACATCGTCCAAGAGCAAATAAAGAGATCCCCTTTTGGATGGACAACCATAATAAAGAAGTAA